A part of Roseitalea porphyridii genomic DNA contains:
- a CDS encoding DUF937 domain-containing protein, producing the protein MMTLFETLTRAQDGEAIKAMARQFGLSEQQTEQAIEALMPAFSAGLKRNASDPMGVAGFMQALSTGQHAKYFEDVHNAFAPQGVKEGNGILGHLFGSKEVSRAVAAQAEQATGVGQEILKQMLPVVAATLMGGLFKQSTGQVAPSRQAASPMARMMEQFMAAQGQPSQGASGNPFAEMVAQMFGGDAAAARPAPEAMADNPWGRLFTEMMGGGPSVTAPEKNGNAYEELFGQMFETGRQTQDSYQRGIEDIFDSYLRGMIKSR; encoded by the coding sequence ATGATGACCCTTTTCGAAACCCTGACCAGGGCCCAGGACGGCGAGGCGATCAAGGCGATGGCCCGGCAGTTCGGCCTGTCTGAACAGCAGACCGAACAGGCGATCGAAGCGCTGATGCCGGCCTTTTCGGCGGGCCTCAAGCGCAACGCGTCCGATCCGATGGGCGTCGCCGGCTTCATGCAGGCCCTGTCGACCGGCCAGCACGCCAAATATTTCGAGGACGTGCACAACGCCTTCGCGCCGCAGGGCGTTAAGGAAGGCAACGGCATTCTGGGCCATCTGTTCGGCTCCAAGGAGGTCAGCCGGGCCGTCGCGGCGCAGGCCGAACAGGCGACCGGCGTCGGCCAGGAAATCCTCAAGCAGATGCTGCCGGTGGTCGCGGCGACGCTGATGGGCGGCCTTTTCAAGCAGTCGACCGGTCAGGTCGCGCCGAGCCGGCAGGCGGCCAGTCCGATGGCCCGGATGATGGAGCAGTTCATGGCCGCGCAAGGACAGCCGTCGCAGGGCGCCAGCGGCAATCCGTTCGCCGAAATGGTCGCGCAGATGTTCGGCGGCGACGCCGCGGCGGCAAGGCCCGCGCCCGAGGCGATGGCCGACAACCCCTGGGGCAGGCTCTTCACCGAGATGATGGGCGGTGGGCCGTCGGTGACCGCGCCGGAAAAGAACGGCAATGCCTACGAGGAACTGTTCGGCCAGATGTTCGAGACGGGCCGGCAGACGCAGGACAGCTACCAGCGCGGGATCGAGGACATTTTCGACAGCTATCTGCGCGGCATGATCAAGAGCCGGTAG
- a CDS encoding AsmA family protein — protein MGKSVLRIAIIVAAVVVAAGAAFALTLPWLVSTDVVQEAVETELGNFFGTKARLGGRTEVTVLPRPRVVLRDVTIDGPGGTGTPIMTTESLEADIGLAGLITGRPEFSNFRLVRPHLRIVRQTDGRIDWASQSGRAGRLLAAARNGAAGDRDRPADRLGTMVAENGRVTILGPDGTVAEDITAIDATVDWPRLNAPLSVTAEAIWRGTAGTVRFSTQAPTVFFLNEPAATSLAVQSETMRLDFSGRANVGGPPFADGALTFSTPSVQNLLTVLETDVTPGRALGTVEMSGQVRLAQRRMRFEGLTITVDGNSGNGVLEIGYGEPETGPSLTGTLDFQSLDIRAFLSAFVDVPQLIGNGQVETSSATEQMTADFRISAATATFGDLSLGMLAATAQVSDDVAIFDIGDAQAYGGHVQARLSLSPGARGEQAEIILSGQDVDTAEIGETFALPRALPRGRGSFSVTMHGPAAGSLRSSRDLRGMVAIEMAAGVMPGFGVDALLDRTDASRYFSLDVEAQVQPFATARIYGDISEGLLTLKDTRIVYPNGDVVLTGIVSLGSGSLALTATAARGYTPAETQAGQTGERPGEPEETAQFFVGGSWDRPFATPVFAP, from the coding sequence CGGTATTGCGTATCGCGATCATCGTTGCGGCCGTCGTGGTGGCCGCCGGCGCCGCCTTCGCCCTCACCCTGCCCTGGCTGGTTTCGACCGACGTCGTCCAGGAAGCGGTCGAAACCGAACTGGGCAACTTCTTCGGCACCAAGGCGCGGCTCGGCGGGCGCACCGAGGTGACCGTGCTGCCGCGGCCGCGCGTGGTGCTGCGCGACGTCACCATCGACGGTCCGGGCGGCACCGGGACGCCGATCATGACGACCGAGAGCCTCGAGGCCGATATCGGGCTTGCGGGGCTGATCACAGGCCGGCCCGAATTCTCCAACTTCCGGCTGGTCCGGCCGCATCTGCGCATCGTGCGGCAGACCGACGGACGGATCGACTGGGCTTCCCAATCGGGGCGCGCCGGACGCCTGCTGGCCGCAGCGCGCAACGGTGCCGCCGGCGACCGCGATAGACCGGCCGACCGGCTGGGCACGATGGTCGCCGAGAACGGCCGCGTGACGATCCTTGGGCCCGACGGCACGGTCGCCGAAGACATTACCGCGATCGATGCGACCGTCGACTGGCCGCGTCTGAACGCGCCGCTCTCGGTGACCGCCGAGGCGATCTGGCGCGGCACCGCCGGTACCGTGCGCTTTTCGACGCAGGCGCCGACCGTCTTCTTCCTCAACGAGCCGGCAGCGACCAGCCTGGCGGTCCAGTCCGAGACGATGAGGCTCGACTTTTCCGGGCGCGCCAATGTGGGCGGACCGCCGTTCGCCGACGGCGCCCTGACCTTTTCGACCCCCTCGGTCCAGAACCTGCTGACGGTGCTCGAGACGGACGTCACGCCGGGGCGCGCGCTCGGCACCGTGGAGATGTCCGGCCAGGTCCGCCTGGCGCAGCGGCGGATGCGGTTCGAGGGGCTGACCATCACCGTAGACGGGAACAGCGGCAACGGCGTGCTGGAGATCGGCTATGGCGAACCGGAGACCGGGCCGTCGCTGACCGGCACGCTCGACTTCCAGTCGCTCGACATCCGCGCCTTCCTGTCGGCCTTCGTCGATGTGCCGCAGCTGATCGGCAACGGGCAGGTGGAGACGAGCAGCGCGACCGAACAGATGACCGCCGACTTCCGCATCTCGGCGGCCACGGCCACCTTCGGCGATCTGTCGCTGGGCATGCTGGCGGCGACCGCCCAGGTCTCCGACGATGTCGCCATCTTCGACATCGGCGACGCGCAGGCCTATGGCGGGCATGTGCAGGCGCGGCTGAGCCTCTCGCCGGGCGCCCGGGGCGAACAGGCCGAAATCATCCTGTCGGGCCAGGATGTCGACACCGCCGAGATCGGCGAGACGTTCGCCCTGCCGCGCGCGCTGCCGCGCGGCAGGGGCAGTTTCTCGGTGACCATGCACGGTCCGGCCGCCGGTTCGTTGCGGTCCAGCCGCGACCTGCGCGGCATGGTCGCCATCGAGATGGCCGCCGGCGTCATGCCGGGCTTCGGCGTCGATGCGCTGTTGGACCGCACCGATGCCTCGCGCTATTTCTCGCTCGATGTGGAAGCGCAGGTGCAGCCGTTCGCGACGGCGCGCATCTACGGCGACATTTCCGAAGGGCTGCTGACGCTCAAGGACACGCGCATCGTCTACCCCAATGGCGACGTCGTGCTGACCGGCATCGTGTCGCTGGGCTCGGGCAGCCTGGCGCTCACCGCGACGGCCGCGCGCGGCTACACGCCGGCCGAAACGCAGGCCGGGCAGACCGGCGAACGGCCGGGCGAGCCCGAGGAGACGGCGCAGTTCTTCGTCGGCGGGTCCTGGGACCGGCCGTTCGCGACCCCCGTCTTCGCGCCATGA
- a CDS encoding DMT family transporter, with protein MSAPSSPRPAASSGQDAFAPLDYGLYALTVMAWSFSWYALSLQPGVVANEVSLVYRFVIAGAIMVAWATVSGRRMAFPLAEHARFAAMGVCIFSTNFLLFYYGSAYLVSGLLSVVFSLASLTNVFLAALVWRDLPSRRTVLAGAIGFAGIGLMFWPKITEGGFDAEVATGLGLCIAGTLCFSAGSLISAQLSKRRAEIPLVSANAWGMVYGASWCAILALVMGKPFGWDPRPDYLWSLLFLAVVSTVIAFAAYLTLVGRIGSGRAGYATVVFPIFALLVSTALEGYQWTLTAFAGLALVIAGNVLVMRGR; from the coding sequence ATGTCCGCCCCCTCTTCGCCACGGCCAGCCGCTTCGTCCGGACAGGACGCGTTCGCCCCGCTCGATTACGGGCTCTACGCGCTGACCGTGATGGCGTGGTCGTTTTCCTGGTACGCGCTGTCGCTGCAGCCGGGTGTGGTCGCCAACGAGGTCTCGCTGGTCTACCGGTTCGTGATCGCCGGTGCGATTATGGTCGCATGGGCGACCGTCTCCGGCCGCCGCATGGCCTTCCCGCTCGCCGAACATGCGCGTTTTGCGGCGATGGGCGTGTGCATCTTCTCGACCAACTTCCTGCTGTTCTATTACGGCTCGGCCTATCTTGTCAGCGGGCTGCTGTCGGTGGTCTTCTCGCTGGCCTCGCTGACCAACGTGTTCCTCGCCGCTCTCGTCTGGCGCGACCTGCCCTCGCGGCGCACCGTGCTGGCCGGGGCGATCGGTTTTGCCGGGATCGGGCTGATGTTCTGGCCGAAGATCACCGAGGGCGGCTTCGACGCCGAGGTCGCCACCGGGCTTGGCCTTTGCATCGCCGGCACGCTGTGCTTTTCGGCCGGTTCGCTGATCTCGGCGCAGCTGTCGAAAAGGCGCGCCGAGATCCCGCTGGTCTCGGCCAACGCGTGGGGCATGGTCTACGGTGCGAGCTGGTGCGCGATCCTGGCGCTGGTGATGGGCAAGCCGTTCGGATGGGACCCGCGGCCCGACTATCTTTGGTCGCTGCTGTTTCTGGCGGTGGTCTCGACCGTGATCGCCTTTGCCGCCTACCTGACTCTGGTCGGCCGGATCGGTTCAGGCCGCGCCGGTTACGCGACGGTCGTGTTTCCGATCTTCGCGCTGCTCGTGTCGACCGCGCTCGAGGGCTACCAGTGGACGCTGACGGCGTTCGCCGGCCTGGCGCTGGTGATCGCCGGCAACGTGCTGGTGATGCGCGGCCGGTAA
- a CDS encoding DUF6460 domain-containing protein yields MFQFLAIIVKISLASVLLGAALSAFDITAADLLAQAGLTPERISQMVRDAFAWALPNMVLGSIIIVPLWCVSLLLRPPRG; encoded by the coding sequence GTGTTTCAGTTCCTCGCCATCATCGTGAAGATCTCGCTCGCCTCGGTGCTTCTCGGGGCGGCGCTTTCGGCGTTCGACATCACGGCGGCCGATCTGCTTGCCCAGGCCGGTCTGACGCCCGAACGCATCTCCCAGATGGTTCGCGACGCCTTCGCATGGGCGCTGCCGAACATGGTGCTCGGTTCGATCATCATCGTGCCGCTTTGGTGCGTGAGCCTTCTGCTCAGGCCGCCGCGCGGCTGA
- the xseA gene encoding exodeoxyribonuclease VII large subunit, whose protein sequence is MASQLPLADSATTNVAEFSVSEISQAVKRTVEDAFGRVRVRGEVSGYRGPHASGHAYFRLKDDRATLEAVIWRGTFSKLAFKPEEGLEIIATGRLTTYPGSSKYQIVIDHIEPAGAGALMALLEERRRKLAAEGLFDADRKRPLPFMPRVIGVVTSPTGAVIRDIVHRIADRFPAHVLVWPVRVQGETSAAEVAAAIDGFNALDGTGPVPRPDVLIVARGGGSLEDLWGFNEEAVVRAAARSQIPLISAVGHETDTTLIDHAADRRAPTPTAAAELAVPVRAELQAHVAQLGARLSGSISRYAEDRRTRLRALARGLPQPDQILALPRQRLDALDGRLRACVEAVMVDRRNRLARLSAMLAPSRLADMAARDRLRLDRLARDLPLGLSRGLALHRRDLTYHAGRLTPRASERLHADGARRLAQATARLDRAALQTVAEARGRAAEKTRLLKTLSYESVLERGYALVRDETGAPVRSSSGVATGDRLTVQFAGDDRLDVIADGAGMPGRSPAGKSRPKPKTDPPRGGQGSLF, encoded by the coding sequence ATGGCTTCGCAATTGCCCCTTGCCGATTCCGCCACCACCAACGTGGCCGAGTTTTCGGTCTCCGAGATCAGCCAGGCGGTCAAGCGCACCGTCGAGGACGCGTTCGGTCGCGTGCGCGTGCGCGGCGAGGTCTCCGGCTACCGGGGGCCGCATGCCTCCGGTCACGCCTATTTCCGCCTCAAGGACGACCGCGCGACGCTCGAGGCGGTGATCTGGCGCGGCACGTTCTCCAAGCTCGCCTTCAAGCCCGAAGAGGGCCTGGAGATCATCGCGACGGGGCGGCTGACCACCTATCCTGGCTCGTCGAAATATCAGATCGTCATCGACCATATCGAGCCGGCCGGCGCCGGCGCGCTGATGGCCCTGCTCGAGGAGCGGCGCAGGAAGCTTGCTGCCGAGGGGCTGTTCGACGCGGATCGCAAGCGACCATTGCCCTTCATGCCGCGCGTCATTGGCGTCGTCACCTCGCCGACCGGCGCGGTGATCCGCGACATCGTCCACCGCATCGCCGACCGTTTTCCGGCCCACGTGCTCGTCTGGCCGGTGCGGGTGCAGGGTGAGACCTCGGCCGCCGAGGTGGCGGCGGCGATCGACGGGTTCAATGCGCTCGACGGGACCGGTCCGGTGCCGCGCCCGGACGTGCTGATCGTGGCGCGCGGCGGCGGCAGTCTCGAGGACCTCTGGGGCTTCAACGAGGAGGCCGTGGTGCGCGCGGCGGCCCGCTCGCAGATCCCGCTGATCTCGGCGGTCGGCCACGAGACCGACACCACGCTGATCGACCACGCCGCCGACCGGCGCGCGCCGACGCCGACCGCCGCGGCCGAGCTCGCCGTGCCGGTGCGGGCGGAGCTTCAGGCGCATGTCGCCCAGCTTGGCGCCCGGCTGTCGGGCTCGATCAGCCGCTATGCGGAAGACCGGCGCACCCGGCTGCGCGCGCTGGCGCGCGGCCTGCCGCAGCCCGACCAGATCCTGGCCCTGCCGCGCCAGCGGCTCGATGCGCTCGACGGACGGCTGCGCGCCTGTGTCGAGGCGGTCATGGTCGACCGGCGCAACCGCCTTGCGCGTCTTTCGGCAATGCTTGCCCCCTCAAGGCTCGCCGACATGGCCGCGCGCGACAGGCTGCGTCTCGACCGGCTCGCCCGCGACCTGCCGCTTGGCCTGTCGCGCGGCCTCGCATTGCACCGGCGCGATCTGACCTACCATGCCGGCCGCCTGACCCCGCGCGCCAGCGAACGGCTGCACGCCGATGGCGCGCGCCGGCTGGCGCAGGCGACCGCGCGCCTCGATCGCGCCGCGCTTCAGACGGTTGCGGAAGCCCGTGGCCGAGCGGCCGAGAAGACGCGGCTGCTGAAGACGTTGTCCTACGAGAGCGTGCTCGAGCGCGGCTATGCGCTGGTGCGCGATGAGACCGGTGCGCCTGTACGGTCGTCATCCGGCGTCGCCACCGGCGACCGGCTGACAGTCCAGTTCGCCGGCGACGACCGGCTCGACGTGATCGCGGACGGCGCGGGGATGCCGGGCCGGTCGCCCGCCGGCAAGTCGAGGCCGAAGCCGAAGACCGATCCGCCCAGGGGCGGGCAGGGCTCGCTGTTCTGA